A DNA window from Peromyscus leucopus breed LL Stock chromosome 3, UCI_PerLeu_2.1, whole genome shotgun sequence contains the following coding sequences:
- the Sec13 gene encoding protein SEC13 homolog has protein sequence MVSVINTVDTSHEDMIHDAQMDYYGTRLATCSSDRSVKIFDVRNGGQILIADLRGHEGPVWQVAWAHPMYGNILASCSYDRKVIIWKEENGTWEKTHEHSGHDSSVNSVCWAPHDYGLILACGSSDGAISLLTYTGEGQWEVKKINNAHTIGCNAVSWAPAVVPGSLIDQPSGQKPNYIKKFASGGCDNLIKLWREEEDGQWKEEQKLEAHSDWVRDVAWAPSIGLPTSTIASCSQDGRVFIWTCDDASGNMWSPKLLHKFNDVVWHVSWSITANILAVSGGDNKVTLWKESVDGQWVCISDVNKGQGSVSTSITEGQQNEQ, from the exons ATG GTGTCAGTAATCAACACCGTGGACACCTCTCATGAGGACATGATT CATGATGCCCAGATGGACTATTATGGCACCCGCCTAGCAACCTGCTCCTCGGACAGGTCGGTCAAAATCTTTGATGTGAGAAATGGAGGGCAGATCCTCATTGCAGACCTCAGAGG ACATGAGGGACCAGTATGGCAAGTAGCCTGGGCCCACCCCATGTATGGCAATATCCTGGCTTCCTGTTCCTATGACCGGAAAGTCATTatctggaaggaggaaaatgGCACTTGGGAGAAGACTCATGAGCATTCAGGACATGACTCCTCAG TTAACTCTGTATGCTGGGCCCCTCACGACTATGGCCTGATTTTGGCCTGTGGGAGCTCGGATGGGGCCATCTCCCTACTGACCtatacaggggaaggccagtggGAAGTGAAGAAGATTAACAACGCTCACACG ATCGGCTGTAATGCTGTCAGTTGGGCTCCTGCTGTTGTGCCTGGCAGCCTCATAGACCAACCATCAGGACAGAAGCCCAATTACATCAAGAAGTTTGCATCAGGTGGCTGTGACAACCTCATCAAGCTGTGGAG ggaggaggaagatggccAGTGGAAGGAGGAGCAGAAGCTAGAAGCACACAGCGACTGGGTTCGAGACGTTGCCTGGGCCCCCTCCATTGGCTTGCCCACCAGCACCATTGCCAGCTGCTCTCAG GACGGTCGAGTGTTTATTTGGACCTGTGATGATGCTTCAGGCAATATGTGGTCACCCAAACTCCTGCACAAGTTCAACGACGTTGTGTGGCATGTGAGCTGGTCCATCACAGCAAACATCCTGGCCGTGTCAGGTGGAGACAATAAG GTGACCCTGTGGAAAGAGTCGGTGGATGGACAGTGGGTGTGCATCAGTGATGTCAACAAAGGCCAGGGTTCTGTGTCAACCTCCATCACAGAGGGCCAACAGAATGAGCAGTGA